In one window of Sandaracinaceae bacterium DNA:
- a CDS encoding TonB-dependent receptor, whose protein sequence is MILRCTTTKLLGLLVWALFALHASVWAARAGAQPSAGTEVVADEAPADGDPAEDARPRGDERDEAGGPDEAGGPEDFSDLEALLGEEVVTTASRSAERASAAPATVVTIDGGTMRRYGMRSVDEVLAFLGLASFVASSGGDYVSSNDIGFQGVLLRNRNRHVLLLIDGHVANASSTGEVRLDVAMGVPLELIDHVEVMLGAGSVSYGSNAMMAVVNVVIRRASDYGRVRAVAEGTLATPTGVDSSVSLGGGGDRWGGRYRLGAGFAREGRLFGHDAEIVLHAEWQQEVGATFRVPYQNGETFDVRPGEPGWGGVGRSRMRTPRAYLSARLGDVRLWALVSQYRRTLPVVGTFSEPSTREVLTSARFSLQHDATLSAEVSLTSRLYGDIVHTDERSRWIRYFYCLPGQQVDGCQFRRRSASAWVGLEEQLSVDWKLDGRFVTTVGGDLRFRSGAARPADYTDVVTGAGPATVRLPYWESRSVLGAAFVQQVLRLHEHFEANLGARLDADSLFGVHLSPRAALMYLPTPRTTIRLGFAEAFRAPSAQELFDTDPTYVVAPADLSAEVVRTLDLELGQRFSRGSFAVRAFGSILDGLIDARSVTQAEFDAALASGQLVANADPFYVAVWDNSALIRVVGGTFSGRAELVEGLEVGTNLTVAANDVRGDQSLPIIPSFYGNARVAYRVGATGPTFALVGRFSSRRLALNDSGVGTQTRISAGPLGELRLTGSGPLFGVAGLRWRAFLNTALSRREPYVLSAGPADDAPGNVRALGVMPRLFAFLGVSYDLP, encoded by the coding sequence GTGATCCTCCGGTGCACGACCACGAAGCTGCTCGGCCTGCTGGTGTGGGCGTTGTTCGCGCTCCACGCCTCGGTGTGGGCAGCACGAGCTGGTGCGCAACCATCCGCGGGCACGGAGGTCGTCGCAGACGAGGCCCCCGCCGACGGCGACCCGGCCGAAGACGCCCGGCCTCGGGGGGACGAGCGCGACGAGGCCGGCGGACCTGACGAGGCCGGCGGCCCCGAGGACTTCAGCGACCTCGAGGCGCTCCTGGGCGAGGAGGTGGTCACGACCGCGTCGCGCAGCGCCGAGCGCGCCAGCGCGGCCCCCGCGACCGTCGTCACCATCGACGGCGGCACGATGCGCCGCTACGGCATGCGCTCCGTGGACGAGGTGCTGGCCTTCTTGGGGCTCGCGTCCTTCGTCGCGAGCTCCGGAGGCGACTACGTGTCGTCGAACGACATCGGCTTCCAGGGGGTGCTGCTGCGCAACCGCAACCGGCACGTCCTGCTCCTCATCGATGGCCACGTGGCCAACGCATCGAGCACCGGTGAGGTGCGCCTGGACGTCGCGATGGGCGTACCGCTCGAGCTGATCGACCACGTCGAGGTGATGCTCGGGGCGGGCTCGGTGTCGTACGGCAGCAACGCCATGATGGCGGTCGTCAACGTCGTCATTCGGCGCGCCAGCGACTACGGTCGCGTCCGCGCCGTCGCGGAGGGTACCCTCGCCACACCCACCGGGGTGGACTCGAGCGTGTCCCTGGGCGGCGGCGGGGACCGCTGGGGCGGCCGGTATCGGCTGGGCGCGGGGTTCGCGCGGGAGGGGCGCCTCTTCGGGCACGACGCCGAGATCGTGCTGCATGCGGAGTGGCAGCAGGAGGTCGGCGCGACGTTCCGGGTCCCGTACCAGAACGGCGAGACCTTCGACGTGCGGCCGGGCGAACCGGGCTGGGGCGGCGTCGGGCGCTCGCGCATGCGTACCCCGAGGGCCTACCTGAGCGCTCGCCTAGGTGACGTGCGCTTGTGGGCCCTCGTGAGCCAATACAGGCGGACCCTGCCCGTCGTCGGCACCTTCAGCGAGCCGAGCACGCGCGAGGTGCTGACCTCCGCGCGCTTCTCGCTCCAGCACGACGCGACCCTGTCGGCGGAGGTGTCGCTGACCTCGCGGCTGTACGGAGACATCGTGCACACCGACGAGCGGTCTCGCTGGATACGCTACTTCTACTGTCTGCCGGGACAGCAGGTCGACGGGTGCCAGTTCCGTCGTCGCTCGGCGTCCGCCTGGGTGGGCTTGGAGGAGCAGCTCAGCGTCGACTGGAAGCTGGATGGGCGCTTCGTGACGACCGTCGGAGGCGACCTGCGCTTCCGGAGCGGCGCGGCTCGCCCCGCCGACTACACGGACGTGGTCACCGGGGCTGGGCCTGCCACCGTACGGCTGCCCTACTGGGAGTCCCGCAGCGTGCTCGGCGCCGCCTTCGTGCAGCAGGTCCTGCGCCTGCACGAACACTTCGAGGCCAACCTCGGGGCTCGCCTCGACGCGGACTCGCTCTTCGGCGTGCACCTCTCCCCGCGCGCGGCGCTCATGTATCTGCCCACGCCTCGGACGACGATACGACTCGGCTTCGCGGAGGCCTTCCGCGCGCCAAGCGCGCAGGAGCTGTTCGACACCGATCCGACCTACGTGGTGGCCCCTGCCGACCTCTCGGCGGAGGTGGTGCGCACGCTCGACCTCGAGCTCGGTCAGCGCTTCTCTCGAGGGTCTTTCGCGGTGCGCGCCTTTGGTTCCATCCTCGATGGCCTGATCGACGCGCGGTCGGTCACGCAGGCCGAGTTCGACGCGGCGCTGGCCAGCGGACAGCTCGTCGCCAACGCGGACCCCTTCTACGTGGCGGTGTGGGACAACAGCGCGTTGATCCGCGTGGTCGGCGGCACGTTCAGCGGGCGGGCCGAGCTGGTGGAGGGCCTCGAGGTCGGCACCAACCTCACGGTGGCGGCCAACGACGTCCGTGGGGACCAGTCGTTGCCGATCATCCCTTCCTTCTACGGCAACGCGCGTGTCGCGTATCGCGTCGGGGCGACGGGGCCGACGTTCGCCCTGGTCGGTCGCTTCAGCTCCCGTCGCCTGGCGCTGAACGACTCGGGAGTGGGCACGCAGACGCGCATCTCGGCGGGGCCGCTCGGGGAGCTGCGCCTGACGGGGAGCGGGCCCCTGTTCGGTGTGGCGGGGCTCCGCTGGCGCGCCTTCCTGAACACGGCGCTCAGCCGGCGCGAGCCCTACGTCCTCTCGGCCGGCCCCGCCGACGACGCCCCCGGCAACGTGCGCGCGCTGGGCGTGATGCCGCGACTGTTCGCGTTCCTCGGAGTTTCGTATGACCTGCCCTGA
- a CDS encoding YfiR family protein, producing the protein MNTRHATERVQRASAPSATRPGASVRSGRLSVMETAVAAVVASLLLPTALRAEDVSVPISLQVDLLNRVAAYESHFAAQAGAEAVVLVIARPGHPESARAAGQIDAALRRVRRLGGRPVRVVVHAFVSAAALRDAVDTQHVAIAYLTPGLEGQVGAVARALEGASVLTVSAVGSDAERGAVLGFELVAARPNLVVNLRQARRQNVSFSSQFLRLARVIQ; encoded by the coding sequence GTGAACACTCGACACGCAACCGAGCGCGTGCAACGCGCGTCGGCGCCCTCCGCGACGCGCCCCGGCGCGAGCGTCAGGAGCGGGCGCCTGTCCGTCATGGAGACCGCCGTGGCCGCCGTCGTCGCGAGCCTGTTGCTGCCCACGGCGCTGCGCGCAGAGGACGTGTCGGTGCCCATCTCGCTGCAGGTCGACCTGCTCAACCGCGTCGCCGCCTACGAGAGTCACTTCGCCGCGCAGGCTGGTGCGGAGGCGGTGGTGCTGGTCATCGCGCGGCCGGGTCACCCCGAGTCTGCGCGCGCGGCAGGGCAGATCGACGCGGCGCTGCGACGTGTCCGGCGCCTCGGCGGTCGGCCCGTGCGCGTGGTGGTCCACGCGTTCGTGAGCGCGGCGGCCTTGCGCGATGCCGTGGACACGCAGCACGTCGCGATCGCGTATCTCACCCCCGGGCTCGAAGGACAGGTGGGCGCCGTGGCACGCGCGCTCGAAGGCGCCTCGGTCCTGACGGTCAGCGCCGTGGGCTCCGACGCGGAGCGCGGGGCCGTGTTGGGCTTCGAGTTGGTGGCGGCCCGGCCCAACCTCGTGGTCAACCTGCGGCAGGCGCGGCGCCAGAACGTCTCGTTCTCTTCTCAGTTCCTCCGACTGGCGAGGGTGATCCAGTGA
- a CDS encoding DUF4154 domain-containing protein has translation MALQHDIVRAMRCVGLLGAVLVASLADAPSAQAQAAARVAPVLARVLAYDRTLTARAGSEVDVVIAHTGLSSASGAQGRALSTAFERLGQQTVQGLPLRVHLVDVSGGLAGLPAGTDVIVACDGMPSSTTSALFAHARARRLLLVALSRAGLEHGAVAIFMEDGRPRIVTKMRHVQDSGIQLASPLLRLAEVI, from the coding sequence ATGGCGCTGCAGCACGACATCGTGCGCGCAATGCGCTGCGTGGGGCTGCTCGGGGCCGTCCTCGTCGCGAGCCTCGCCGACGCGCCCAGCGCGCAGGCTCAGGCGGCGGCGCGCGTGGCGCCCGTCCTGGCTCGCGTGCTCGCTTACGACCGCACGCTGACCGCGCGGGCCGGCTCCGAGGTGGACGTCGTCATCGCGCACACGGGTCTGTCGTCCGCGAGCGGCGCCCAGGGGCGCGCGCTGTCGACGGCCTTCGAGCGCCTCGGGCAACAAACGGTGCAGGGCCTCCCACTACGCGTACACCTGGTGGACGTCTCCGGCGGCCTCGCGGGTCTGCCCGCGGGGACGGACGTGATCGTGGCGTGCGACGGCATGCCGAGCTCGACCACCAGCGCGTTGTTCGCGCACGCGCGGGCCCGCCGGCTGCTGCTCGTCGCGCTCAGTCGAGCGGGCCTGGAGCACGGCGCCGTCGCCATCTTCATGGAAGACGGGCGACCTCGCATCGTCACCAAGATGCGTCACGTTCAGGACAGCGGCATCCAGCTGGCGTCGCCGCTGCTGCGCCTGGCCGAGGTCATCTGA
- a CDS encoding TonB-dependent receptor: MVWFRRWTVPRAVCLVGLAVAPLAPTPTSAQAPAEVEATAPDARDADDADDAGDAAAVEDTSLEELLGLELRDTLGQTDAASRATEDVLDAPATVTVLTHEDIVRSGARTIPDLLRYVPGVQVQQVAPGSYLVAIRGAGGLTGNNVVVMVDGVPINSPLDGSVEWSSIPFDLPDIQSIEVVRGPVSTVHGANAFTGVVQIRSFQGLGDARQGAARVRVGVTDDGAFDGVASARYVRRARGFEQAYFLTARHEGNGRQGAGVEQPPALGASLGTRLALNLDGGHRIALVLSGAFLQRSSLEHLVLESLDEQRITAQGELRYTLQRDEGVFAEATVYARGRLAHVDAVSDAFVGFSYDDTLALSQRTGAELQLRLGPYVRAFVGAELALEHVSAPYLHPQASGRTRVGYAGSVRLRWDPSARLTFEGAVRGDVPAITGELTPSFRLSASYHTDSMALRVSGARAFRAPTYVERGGSFVDPNSGLILLEGSSDVANPTVDGAEVYVAASLGNGVDFSGAAYFQRFSGLVVEDFAPLARKTFVTDPDDHYAVGAELTGRYRVSDELQFVLALSVLSLLERGHEDASVEPLSAVPDQNSRFTGSLRALGGGFADRFHYGAGVQLATGREFAVRAGIPPAILNADIGLRVHVQAMAEVQPSLALPLWISLRATGMLTPGAESPLPGAGRPGASFMVGLAYRSL; the protein is encoded by the coding sequence GTGGTCTGGTTTCGACGTTGGACGGTGCCCCGCGCGGTGTGCCTCGTAGGGCTCGCTGTGGCGCCGCTGGCCCCCACGCCGACGTCCGCCCAGGCGCCCGCGGAGGTCGAAGCGACGGCCCCCGACGCGCGCGACGCCGACGACGCCGACGACGCCGGGGACGCGGCTGCGGTCGAGGATACTTCGTTGGAAGAGCTGCTGGGGCTCGAGCTGCGCGACACGCTGGGCCAGACCGACGCGGCCTCGCGCGCGACCGAGGACGTGCTCGACGCGCCGGCGACGGTGACCGTTCTGACACATGAGGACATCGTCCGCAGCGGGGCGCGCACCATCCCCGACCTGCTCCGCTACGTACCCGGCGTCCAGGTTCAGCAGGTCGCCCCTGGGAGCTACCTGGTCGCCATCCGCGGCGCAGGGGGACTCACCGGCAACAACGTGGTCGTGATGGTGGACGGTGTCCCCATCAACAGCCCGCTGGACGGGAGCGTCGAGTGGTCGTCCATCCCCTTCGACCTGCCCGACATCCAGAGCATCGAGGTGGTGCGCGGTCCGGTGTCGACCGTACACGGGGCGAACGCGTTCACGGGCGTGGTGCAGATCCGTAGCTTCCAGGGGCTCGGCGATGCGCGCCAAGGGGCCGCGCGGGTGCGCGTCGGCGTGACCGACGACGGCGCCTTCGACGGAGTCGCCTCGGCGCGCTACGTGCGCCGGGCTCGCGGGTTCGAGCAGGCCTACTTCCTGACGGCTCGGCACGAGGGCAACGGACGGCAGGGCGCTGGCGTCGAACAGCCTCCGGCGCTGGGGGCATCGCTGGGCACGAGGCTCGCGCTCAACCTCGATGGGGGGCACCGGATCGCCTTGGTGCTGAGCGGCGCGTTCCTACAGCGCTCGAGCCTCGAGCATCTGGTGCTGGAGTCTCTCGACGAGCAGCGCATCACGGCGCAGGGGGAGCTGCGCTACACGCTGCAGCGCGACGAAGGGGTGTTCGCGGAGGCAACGGTCTACGCGCGCGGACGCCTCGCGCACGTCGACGCCGTGTCGGATGCCTTCGTGGGCTTCAGCTACGACGACACGCTCGCTCTCTCGCAGCGCACGGGCGCGGAGCTCCAGCTGAGGTTGGGGCCCTACGTGCGCGCCTTCGTCGGTGCGGAGTTGGCGCTGGAGCACGTGAGCGCCCCATACCTGCATCCCCAGGCCTCCGGTCGCACACGCGTGGGGTATGCGGGTTCGGTGCGGCTGCGTTGGGATCCCAGCGCGAGGCTCACGTTCGAGGGTGCGGTGCGCGGCGACGTGCCCGCCATCACAGGCGAGCTGACCCCGTCGTTTCGGCTGTCGGCCAGCTACCACACCGACTCCATGGCGCTCCGCGTGTCGGGCGCGCGCGCCTTTCGCGCACCGACCTACGTCGAGCGCGGAGGCTCGTTCGTGGACCCCAACTCCGGCCTGATCCTCCTCGAGGGCTCCAGCGACGTGGCGAACCCCACCGTCGACGGCGCAGAGGTCTACGTGGCTGCGAGCTTGGGCAACGGGGTGGACTTCAGCGGCGCGGCGTACTTCCAGCGCTTCAGCGGGCTGGTCGTCGAGGACTTCGCGCCGCTGGCTCGCAAGACGTTCGTCACAGACCCGGACGACCACTACGCGGTTGGCGCCGAGCTCACGGGACGCTACCGCGTGTCGGACGAGCTGCAGTTCGTCTTGGCGCTGTCCGTGCTCTCGCTGCTCGAGCGAGGTCACGAAGACGCGAGCGTCGAGCCGCTGTCGGCCGTCCCAGACCAGAACAGCCGCTTCACGGGCTCGTTGCGTGCGCTCGGCGGCGGCTTCGCGGACCGCTTCCACTACGGCGCCGGCGTCCAGCTGGCGACGGGTCGGGAGTTCGCGGTGCGCGCGGGTATTCCCCCCGCCATCTTGAATGCCGACATCGGGCTGCGCGTACACGTCCAGGCCATGGCCGAAGTCCAACCGTCGCTCGCGCTCCCGCTGTGGATCTCCTTGCGGGCCACGGGGATGCTCACGCCGGGCGCAGAGTCTCCGCTGCCCGGCGCGGGTCGGCCCGGGGCCTCGTTCATGGTCGGCCTGGCCTACAGGAGCCTCTGA
- a CDS encoding HAMP domain-containing protein: MEPRPSRSFPLAAKLVLGMAVVLAAAAFIASSVISGREWTRLVDAKVHTVEQIAALFAEFEAAAVYFGDADTLRTDIERLRETDGVSYGAVWMGDATTPDAELRVGPGAPEAPLPPAEEGVTVGESSIQVARFVRNPEGGVIGRVRIDVTLDAEVEAHQAAKDAIALFASVLGLAVALLLWGMLGRMVTGPLHVLGSASAELAQGQLAQVRVVGNDEVARLGHAFNEMAGAIRERETRIAETSARLQTLLDHMGQVILLFGPTGAVEGSRSRQADALIGDAPLSDIGALLYPEGSLAIERDAFRMWMTAVFEGGRAAWDELLELAPEELALVTDGRERSFAVLFRPVFEGERLQRVLFIGTDVTAQRELERSVRENERVHQNAVAAMRRLVAGGGQVFVRFLDQTRARLRHIEEGLRGHEHLPRSLTGEVFRTMHTLRAEARCFDLETVGRNAQSIETRLNDLRSAKSGVEIPVDEMRERLRELRDALTQAELLFVAQSPVGEAILDQITVRRSDLQQVMELIPTAAPALREHLETLAARPFGELVFLVQEATPRWCERAGIKAQIAIEGRECPVPASLSDVLGGVLSHLVRNAIAHGIEAPGARTTNGKPEVGSIHVRCERNGNGVRVVVEDDGAGVDEAKLRRMAESSGIDVTSMSLLELMSVAGLSSREAADDLSGQGVGMDAVIADLRAIDYHLTVTTQVGRGTQFILTQIERRQP; this comes from the coding sequence ATGGAGCCCCGCCCGTCGCGCTCGTTCCCCCTGGCGGCCAAGCTGGTCCTCGGCATGGCCGTCGTGCTCGCTGCGGCGGCCTTCATCGCGTCGTCGGTCATCTCGGGGCGAGAGTGGACGCGGCTCGTGGACGCGAAGGTCCACACGGTCGAGCAGATCGCGGCCTTGTTCGCCGAGTTCGAGGCTGCCGCGGTCTACTTCGGCGACGCCGACACCTTGCGCACCGACATCGAGCGGTTGCGGGAGACGGACGGCGTGTCCTACGGCGCGGTGTGGATGGGAGACGCCACGACCCCCGACGCCGAGCTGCGGGTCGGTCCGGGCGCCCCCGAGGCCCCTCTCCCTCCCGCGGAGGAGGGGGTCACAGTAGGGGAGTCCAGCATCCAGGTCGCGCGCTTCGTGCGAAACCCCGAGGGGGGAGTGATCGGGCGCGTGCGCATCGACGTCACGCTCGACGCCGAAGTCGAAGCGCACCAGGCCGCCAAGGACGCCATCGCCTTGTTCGCGTCCGTGCTGGGCCTCGCCGTCGCGCTGCTGCTGTGGGGCATGCTGGGTCGCATGGTGACCGGTCCGCTGCACGTGCTGGGCAGCGCCTCGGCAGAGCTGGCCCAGGGTCAGCTCGCGCAGGTGCGCGTCGTCGGCAACGACGAGGTGGCGCGGCTGGGACACGCGTTCAACGAGATGGCGGGCGCGATCCGGGAGCGCGAGACGCGCATCGCCGAGACCTCGGCCCGTCTCCAGACGCTCCTGGATCACATGGGGCAGGTCATCCTGCTCTTCGGACCCACGGGCGCGGTCGAGGGCAGCCGCTCGCGCCAGGCAGACGCGCTCATCGGGGACGCGCCACTCTCGGACATCGGCGCGCTGCTTTACCCGGAGGGCAGCCTGGCCATCGAACGCGACGCGTTCCGCATGTGGATGACGGCAGTGTTCGAGGGAGGCCGCGCCGCGTGGGACGAGCTGCTCGAGCTGGCCCCCGAGGAGCTCGCGCTGGTCACGGACGGTCGCGAGCGCAGCTTCGCCGTGCTGTTCCGGCCCGTGTTCGAAGGCGAGCGCCTGCAGCGCGTGCTCTTCATCGGCACGGACGTCACCGCACAGCGCGAGCTCGAGCGCTCGGTGCGTGAGAACGAGCGCGTGCACCAGAACGCGGTCGCCGCCATGCGGCGCCTCGTGGCGGGTGGCGGACAAGTCTTCGTCCGCTTTCTGGATCAGACGCGCGCGCGCCTGCGCCACATCGAAGAGGGACTGCGTGGCCACGAGCACCTGCCCCGCTCGCTCACCGGCGAGGTGTTCCGCACGATGCACACGCTGCGCGCCGAGGCCCGCTGCTTCGACCTGGAGACGGTGGGGCGCAACGCACAGAGCATCGAGACGCGCCTGAACGACCTCCGCAGCGCCAAGTCCGGCGTGGAGATCCCGGTCGACGAGATGCGTGAGCGGCTGCGCGAGCTGCGCGACGCCCTGACCCAGGCTGAGCTCCTGTTCGTCGCGCAGAGCCCCGTGGGCGAAGCCATCCTCGATCAGATCACGGTGCGCCGCAGCGACCTGCAGCAGGTGATGGAGCTGATCCCAACCGCCGCGCCAGCGCTGCGCGAGCACCTCGAGACCCTGGCCGCGCGCCCCTTCGGCGAGCTGGTGTTCCTGGTGCAGGAGGCCACGCCACGCTGGTGCGAGCGGGCGGGCATCAAGGCGCAGATCGCGATCGAGGGCCGCGAGTGCCCCGTACCGGCCTCGCTCAGCGACGTGCTCGGCGGCGTGCTGAGTCATCTCGTGCGCAACGCCATCGCGCATGGCATCGAGGCGCCTGGGGCGCGCACGACGAACGGAAAGCCCGAGGTCGGGAGCATCCACGTCCGCTGCGAGCGCAACGGGAACGGCGTCCGCGTCGTGGTCGAGGATGATGGGGCGGGGGTCGACGAGGCGAAGCTGCGCCGCATGGCCGAGAGCAGCGGGATCGACGTCACGTCGATGAGCCTGCTGGAGCTGATGAGCGTCGCGGGCCTCTCGTCGCGCGAGGCCGCCGACGACCTGAGCGGCCAGGGGGTGGGCATGGACGCGGTGATCGCGGACCTCCGGGCCATCGACTATCACCTGACGGTGACAACGCAGGTGGGTCGTGGTACCCAATTCATCCTCACGCAGATCGAGAGAAGGCAGCCATGA
- a CDS encoding response regulator, with product MSTKGTIVVIDDSEIVLEQIRAELEPLGYTVKTSTQTVGTARLLVGADLVILDMHMPGLHGGQVLENLRAAADNMQTPPLFYMYTSDPAEEARFREYGFDGAFTQKGNIGSLTRQLGAAMRLLKLKR from the coding sequence ATGAGCACCAAAGGAACGATCGTCGTCATCGACGACAGCGAGATCGTGCTCGAGCAGATTCGAGCGGAGCTCGAGCCTCTCGGGTACACCGTCAAGACGTCCACCCAGACGGTCGGCACGGCGCGCCTGCTCGTGGGGGCCGACCTCGTCATCCTCGACATGCACATGCCCGGGCTGCACGGCGGTCAGGTGCTCGAGAACCTGCGCGCCGCCGCAGACAACATGCAGACCCCGCCACTCTTCTACATGTACACGTCGGACCCTGCCGAGGAGGCGCGCTTCCGCGAGTACGGCTTCGACGGGGCGTTCACGCAGAAGGGCAACATCGGCTCCCTGACGCGTCAGCTGGGCGCCGCCATGCGCCTGCTCAAGCTCAAGCGCTGA
- a CDS encoding 2OG-Fe(II) oxygenase has protein sequence MQTPLITPFTPADLTRLNAQFRAAQPFPHVVLDNFLDPAAAARIAAAYPTFERARELGDEFKGVNEHGKIQITDASRFPVPVQELNEALGSDAFLAALAAITGIEGLRYDPTLAGGGIHVTGPRGRLDVHVDFNYLESQKLYRRLNLLLYLNPTWEPAWGGGVEFWNDTVTQRANCLAPVLNRCVLFETSERSFHGVEEVRCPPGTVRQSFAVYYYTEQAPSDYRGVDHTTIFRARPDESLKRYVLMPAERALTEVRRQGARVRRARERLSRLVSR, from the coding sequence ATGCAAACGCCGCTCATCACGCCCTTCACCCCGGCCGATCTCACCCGCCTGAACGCCCAGTTTCGGGCGGCGCAGCCGTTCCCGCACGTGGTGCTGGACAACTTCCTCGATCCGGCGGCGGCGGCGCGCATCGCCGCCGCGTATCCGACCTTCGAGCGCGCTCGGGAGCTGGGGGACGAGTTCAAGGGCGTGAACGAGCACGGCAAGATCCAGATCACGGATGCGTCGCGCTTTCCGGTGCCCGTGCAGGAGCTCAACGAGGCGCTCGGCTCCGATGCGTTCCTGGCGGCCCTGGCGGCGATCACGGGCATCGAGGGGCTGCGCTACGACCCGACGCTGGCCGGCGGCGGCATCCACGTCACGGGACCGCGGGGGCGCTTGGACGTGCACGTGGACTTCAACTACCTCGAGTCGCAGAAGCTCTATCGCCGCCTGAACCTGCTGCTCTACCTGAACCCCACCTGGGAGCCCGCCTGGGGCGGCGGGGTCGAGTTCTGGAACGACACCGTCACCCAGCGCGCGAACTGCCTCGCCCCCGTGCTCAACCGCTGCGTGCTGTTCGAGACCAGCGAGCGCAGCTTCCACGGCGTGGAGGAGGTGCGCTGCCCGCCGGGGACCGTGCGCCAGTCGTTCGCGGTCTACTACTACACGGAGCAGGCGCCCTCGGACTACCGCGGGGTGGACCACACCACCATCTTCCGCGCGCGGCCGGACGAGAGCCTGAAGCGCTACGTGCTCATGCCGGCCGAGCGCGCGCTGACCGAGGTGCGGCGCCAAGGGGCCCGCGTCCGCCGCGCACGCGAGCGCCTGTCGCGGCTGGTGTCGCGCTGA